In Helianthus annuus cultivar XRQ/B chromosome 3, HanXRQr2.0-SUNRISE, whole genome shotgun sequence, a single window of DNA contains:
- the LOC110928508 gene encoding glutathione hydrolase 3 encodes MGEQSIQTPFLKRGEEHKSCKKIWRSVIWLLISLTALILIYITTGENSSPLSLWVQVGDVLKSHKVTNKVQSSVAVESLEAVVAADDARCSEIGVSILRAGGHAVDAAVSVALCVGVVNPMASGIGGGGFMVVRSAATSRSQAFDFRETAPAAASQNMYQNNLDNKYNGALAVGVPSEIAGLRKAWLEHGRLPWKTLFQPAIRLAKDGFIVAPYLASSISSYAATIKKDPGLQKVYAPNGELLQAGETCYNHQLGLSLEAIAEGGLEAFYNGPIGEALVNDVRAGGGILTMDDLRNYEVKVTDALEVNTMGFNIFGMPAPSSGTLGLALVLNILNGYENTDDAKGMLGLHRFVEALKHMFGLRMNLGDPDFVDISKTASEMLSPSFAKKIQGRIFDNTTFPSEYYMPGWSQIQDHGTSHFCIVDADRNAISMTTTVNYPFGGGMVSQATGILLNNEMADFSVPTEISPDSLPPSPTNFIAPNKRPLSSMTPIIIVKDGQLAGVIGGSGGLYIIPAVLQVFLNHFILGLEPLDAVQSPRVYHKLVPNVVYYENWTVIDGDHIELSDDEKEFLKERGHVLEAKSGGAVSQLIVQTLKTPFENRRLSYNHKQVFKGMLTGVSDPRKDGKPAGY; translated from the exons ATGGGTGAACAGAGCATCCAAACTCCATTTTTGAAACGTGGAGAAGAACACAAAAGCTGCAAGAAAATATGGAGATCTGTAATCTGGTTATTGATTTCACTCACAGCTCTAATTT TGATCTACATTACCACAGGAGAAAACTCAAGTCCATTGAGTTTGTGGGTACAAGTGGGTGATGTCTTGAAGTCACATAAAGTGACAAATAAGGTACAATCCAGTGTCGCGGTCGAGTCGTTGGAAGCGGTGGTTGCGGCTGATGATGCTCGTTGTTCGGAGATTGGTGTATCGATTCTTCGAGCCGGTGGTCATGCGGTGGATGCGGCGGTTTCGGTTGCGTTGTGTGTAGGCGTGGTGAACCCGATGGCTAGTGGCATTGGTGGTGGAGGGTTCATGGTGGTCCGATCAGCGGCTACATCGCGATCACAAGCATTTGATTTTAGGGAAACCGCTCCCGCGGCTGCTTCACAG aacatgtatcaaaacaatcTTGACAACAAGTATAACGGAGCACTCGCGGTCGGTGTTCCAAGCGAGATCGCTGGTCTTCGCAAAGCATGGTTAGAACACGGCCGACTGCCTTGGAAAACATTGTTCCAGCCCGCCATTCGTCTAGCAAAAGATGGGTTTATAGTCGCCCCTTATCTTGCCAGTTCAATCTCAAGTTACGCTGCAACGATTAAAAAAGACCCGGGCCTACAAAAAGTGTATGCTCCAAATGGGGAACTATTACAAGCCGGTGAGACATGTTATAACCACCAGCTCGGTTTGAGTTTAGAAGCTATAGCGGAAGGTGGTCTCGAGGCTTTTTATAATGGCCCTATAGGGGAGGCACTGGTTAATGATGTTCGTGCGGGTGGTGGCATCTTGACAATGGATGATCTAAGGAATTATGAGGTCAAAGTTACCGACGCGCTTGAGGTGAACACGATGGGGTTCAATATTTTCGGGATGCCTGCCCCGTCAAGTGGTACACTTGGGCTAGCTTTG GTATTGAATATTTTAAACGGGTATGAGAACACGGACGATGCGAAAGGAATGTTAGGCTTGCATCGATTCGTGGAAGCGTTAAAACATATGTTTGGTCTTAGAATGAACTTGGGTGACCCGGATTTTGTCGACATAAGCAAGACCGCTTCTGAAATGCTTTCCCCTTCGTTCGCGAAGAAAATTCAAGGCCGAATTTTCGACAACACCACTTTCCCATCAGAATATTACATGCCCGG GTGGAGTCAGATTCAAGACCATGGGACAAGTCATTTTTGCATAGTGGATGCAGACCGAAACGCCATATCGATGACCACCACCGTGAACTACCCGTTTGGTGGCGGTATGGTATCTCAAGCGACCGGAATTCTGCTAAACAACGAAATGGCGGACTTCTCGGTACCTACAGAAATATCTCCAGACAGCCTTCCTCCTTCACCTACAAACTTTATTGCACCAAACAAGAGGCCATTGTCTAGCATGACTCCAATCATCATAGTCAAG GATGGTCAATTGGCTGGGGTTATTGGAGGGAGTGGTGGATTGTACATAATTCCAGCAGTTTTACAAGTCTTCCTTAACCACTTCATTTTAGGACTGGAACCTTTAGATGCTGTTCAGTCTCCAAGAGTCTACCACAAG TTGGTGCCCAATGTGGTATACTACGAAAACTGGACAGTGATTGATGGTGATCATATCGAGCTTTCGGATGACGAAAAGGAATTCTTGAAAGAAAGAGGTCATGTATTGGAGGCAAAATCAGGGGGCGCGGTTAGTCAACTTATCGTTCAAACGTTAAAAACCCCATTCGAAAACAGAAGATTGTCTTATAATCATAAGCAGGTTTTCAAAGGGATGCTTACTGGTGTAAGTGATCCAAGGAAAGATGGCAAGCCTGCTGGTTACTGA